The genomic segment GAGACGACAGAAGGTGCGAATATCCTTCTTAATGCGTCAGATAGATATCACGATTCATTAGCAACGTGTTAAACTATAGGCAGATGAATTTCGAGGTATAGTCCAAAAAAATATTCTTAGAATACACTATAAATGGTTTGATATTCATCAAAGCTGATTCCATCCTGTTATGGTGTCTATGCTTGTACATATATGTGAATTAACGCGTATATTTGTAAAAACAGGAAACCTGCAAGGATTTACAGAGAAAATAATAGGATGGTGCTTCCATGATTGGTATGGGCTATCGGACGATAAAGACTGCTGTAGGAGCAGGGCTGGCCATTTGGATTGCGAGTTTATTGGATTTGGAATTTGCAACATTTGCAGGAATTATTGTTATTATGTGTATCGAGAAAACGAAGAAAAAGACATTAATTACAATGAAGGATAAATTCTTGGCCTCTCTTTTATCTTTGATTCTTGGTGCATTGTTTTTTGAAGTATTAGGTTATAATCCCATTGTTTTTTCCTTATTTATTTTATTATTTGTTCCAATCCTTGTAAGAGCTCACATCCAGGCTGGTTTTGTCACAAGTATGGTTGTCGTATTACATGTTTATACGGTAAAGGATGCTACCTGGGCTCTGTTTCTGAATGAGCTCTATATTATTTTCATCGGTATGGGAATTGCTCTTCTCGTCAATAGTTTCATGCCAAATTTCAAGCGAGATATTGAAAACTTTAAGAAGGAGATTGAACAAAAGTTTGAAATTATTCTCTTTGAATTCTCTGCCCATTTAAGGGATAGTATGCGGAAGTGGGATGGGAAAGAGATTCTTGAGGTAGAAGATTTGATTAATCAATCTAAAAGCATTGCCATTCAAGATGTAGAAAATCGTCTGCTGCGAAAACAAAATATAGATTATTATTATCTGGAAATGCGAGAGGATCAACTGGAACTTCTAAAACATATGATGAAAATCGTTGCTATTTTCTCTTCATTCAGCCTAGACGTTAAACAGAAAGAAATGTTTGCAGAGTTCTTGGAGAACTTAAGTCGAAACGTTCATTCGGGAGATACAACGGACATTTCATTAAATGAGTTAGAGGAATTAAATGCCTTAATTCGCGAGATGGAGTTGCCGAAGAGAAGAGAAGAATTTGAAATACGGGCGAATCTATTTGATTTGATTTTTGAAATGAAAAACTACTTAAACATAAAGAAAAAACTTTTTGCAAAAAGAATTCGATAGTGGAAAGTGCCTGTGAGAGGATATTCATCACGATTTCATAAAATAAACGGCGGATATCGATTATATAACGCTCTGTCGATATCCTCTGGATTTTTAATTGCAAGTAAGTGTTGTTGCCATACATTCATGAGGTATTGGTTCGCCCCGCGCCGTCTGCATAGTTTGTTTCATTGATTTTCAATTAACGTCAAAACCCTTGATTCAGCAAGGCTTTTGACGTTTTTTATATCATACAATTTCATTGAGTATTTTAAAAATAGTAGCACAAACCATGTCCGTGGTTTGTGCTACTAGTGTAAATTTGTTTAGCTTTTATTTTAAGTGCTGACTAATAGACACCACTTTGTTTTAATTCCAAATCATATATTGCGGGTCTGCATTTGTTTCATTCGTTTCTGAAAATATAAACGTCCATGGCATAGAAGTATTGCCGGCAATTTCACAAGGTAAGCTAAACGTAGCATTGGTCCGATGTATGCCTTGTTCATAATAGGAAATGACTGTATTGTGTAAGCGGAGATTTATGTCCTCAAAATTGTGAATGAGTACGGCAATCAGCTGTTCACCTTTATGATTGCGAGCGTTCCATAAAAATAACAAATGGACACCGCCTTGTAGTTGTTTTGTTTGTTGTTGGAAATGATGAGTAATTTTTTCGCGATCAGCAGGGGCAATTGTTTTGTCCCATGCAGGTTCAAAATAGAGCTTTTGCATCGTCATCGCCTCCAGTTACTCTTCCAATGTATTTAGTTAGTATTATTTGGGACGCGGAACCTATCTCCGTGTCTCGTGCTTGACTTAGTCTAATTCTAAAACTGGCTGTACTAAACGACGGACTTCATCCGTTGAATTTGTATTCATTAATTGGTTTCTTAATTCAGCTGCGCCTTCAAATCCTCGAATATAGATTTTGAAAAAGCGATGAAGTTGCTTAAATGAACGAGGTTCGATTTCGTTTGAATATTTATCGTGAAGATCCAAATGTAAAAGTAATAAAGTGAGAAACTCTTTCACACTATGTTCTTTAGGTTCTTTTTCGAAAGCAAATGGATTGGTGAAAATGCCGCGGCCAATCATGACACCATCAACGCCGTATTGTTCCACTAATTTTAATCCTGTTGCGCGATCAGGAATATCTCCGTTAATGGTTAACAACGTATTTGGAGCAATTTCATCGCGTAGTTTTTTGATTTCAGGGATTAGTTCCCAGTGTGCATCTACTTTACTCATCTCTTTTTTTGTACGAAGGTGAATGGAAAGATTCGCAATATCTTGTTTCAATACATGTCCTAACCAATCGAGCCACTCGTCAACATTTGTGTAACCCAACCTTGTTTTAACACTAACTGGTAATCCACCTGCTTTTGCTGCTTGAATAATTTCTGCTGCAACTTCAGGATGTCGTATTAATCCAGCACCCTTACCATTGGCTGCGACGTTTTGTACGGGGCATCCCATGTTTAAATCGATACCTTTAAACCCTAGTTTTTTCATATCAATACTCATCTGTTCAAAAAATGCTGGTTTATTGCCCCAAATATGAGCGACAATCGGTTGCTCATCTGCTGTAAACGTTAACCTACCACGTACACTGTCTCTTCCTTCAGGGTGACAATAACTTTCTGTATTTGTGAATTCCGTGAAAAATACGTCGGGTTTTGCTGCTTCACTAATGACGTGGCGAAACACCACGTCTGTGACATCTTCCATTGGTGCTAATATAAAAAACGGCTTCGGTAAATCAAGCCAAAAATTATCTTCGTTATTCATTCTATATCCTCCTGTTGCAACAAATAAAAACCATATTTATCGATTGCATAATCCTTTGCCCATTATACATATTATCATTTCTTGTAGTTGGATGCACTGATACACTTCCCAAATATGAACCCAAAAGAGAAGTCGTTTTTCGCACGGTATTGTATATGGGAGATATTTCAAATGGTGTCATAGTGTACCGGGCATGCTAATTGAAAAAAACTGCGATGCAGAGGGGGATTTTATCACAGAAACAACCAAAAAATAACTATGATATAATTATTTGTAAAAGAAAGTGTCGATTCACTAAGGGTGCAATTAAAAATATAGGAGGACAGTATGATCAAGCAGGCTTTAGTTTATAGTGTGTCGTTTTTTATATTCCCAACAGTTTTACAATTTTTATTCAAACCAGAGATAAACTGGGTAGACAATATTGGACTTTCTATTTTTGCATTCTTTGGTTATATTTTCTTCGCATGGATGAACAAATCAGCAAAGAAAGATAATAAATAGAATATCTCGCTATCTCGCTATCTTGCAATTGGGCGCGATAACTGGATAATAACTGGGACATCTAGAATTGGCCCAGATTATAAATGGAAATCAGGAGATCAGAAAGGGTACTGATATGAGACTAATTCAGTTTGTATATATAGTGTTACTATGGGGGCTACCCATTCTGTTTGCGTGGCGTTCTTTCAACAAAATGGAAGAAGAGAAACGGCGCGTGGTTATAAAAGAAATTAAAGAACCTTTATTTATTTTTGGAGCTGCACCTATAACTATTGGTTTGCTTGTGTTTTTTACTGGTTCTGTTTCGGCACCGGGAATAAAAGTCTTACAACATTCGGGAATGGGTTTAGTGTTCCTTGGTTGGTGTGTAGCGTGGGTGGAGGAATTGGTAAACAGAAATAAAAGTACGTTGAAAAGTATTGCTATGATTGCCATGGGGATATTCGGAATGGTCGCTTATATTTATCTGTATTAAATAAACGGCACGATTGTTGGGGAAAGCTTTCTCACATTTATATAGAAAGATAATTGGAGTTTATGAAGAGATGTATGTATGGTATTGGACCAAAATTTTGGTTAGGGATACTGTTTATATTGGCTATAGTGAAAGGTACCAGGTTCTCGTTCAATTCTGAATTGCTTAAGAACCTGGCACTCGACACTGTGAAGGAACCAAAATGCATAACACTTTATTAAAAGGGTAATAATTTTGATAAGGTAGAATGTATTATATTGAAATCATTTAACTAAATGGTTGAATGTGAAAGTGGGAACTGATATATTAAACTACATGGTTAACCATAATGAAAATCAATTAAATGAAATATTTCATGCTTTAGCTGATCCAACAAGAAGAGAAATCATTCATATGATGGCTCAAAAAGAAAGAACAGTTTCAGAGTTAGCAGAGCCTTTTGATATGTCTTTAGCAGCTATTTCTAAACATATAAAGGTTCTTGAACGAGCAAATTTAGTAGAAAGGAACATAACCGGACGAACGCATATATGTAGCATAAATGCAGAGTCACTGTCTCGAGCTTCTGAATGGCTCCGTTTTTATGAAAAATTTTGGAGTAATCGTTTTGATATTCTGGAAAGTGAGTTATTGAAAGCCAAGAATAGAGAACACTAAATCATGGGAAGGGGAATTTTATGAACAACATCTCAACAAGAACATTAATAATGAAAAGAGAATTCAATGTAAAACGTGAAAGGGTTTTCGACGCATGGCTGAACCCAGAAATGATGAGAAAATGGTTTTTTACATTGGAAGGCACGAATAAGGTGACACGAAATAATCCTCAAGTAGGCGGTACTTGGGAAATTGTTGACCATCGGGAAGGACAAGATTACCGTGCGATTGGGGAATATCTCGAAATTGATCCTCCGAAAAAAATTGCGTTTACTTTTAAGATGCCACAATTTAGCGAATTAGAAGATACGATTACAGTTGAACTACAAGAACTCCAGCAAGGCTGTGAGATGACGTTCACACAAGTGATCCATGTTTCTCAAGAAGAGAATTGGACAGAGTCAGATGTAGAAAAAGCTCTTGGCGAAACGCATGATGGCTCTGAACATGGCTGGAATTATATGTTTATGGGACTTAAAGAATTAGTTGAGACAGGGAAAGTCAGCTATACAGGTTAAAAACCGTTTGAGTAATTAGTTGAAATAGGGAGACAACATTACAATTTATGTGAAGAAGGGGAAGTTAAATATGAAAAACGTAACACCATTTTTAATGTTTCAAGGCGGTATTGCAGAAGAAGCTATGAAATACTACATATCACTCATCGAGGATTCAGAAATTAAAAGCATTGCTCGATACGGGGCTGAAGGACCTGGTAAAGAAGGTACAGTTATACATGCTGTATTCTCGTTAAAGGGGCAGGAGTTCATGTGTATCGACAGTCATGTTGACCATGAGTTTTCGTTTACCCCGTCTTTTTCTATCTATCTTACTTGTGAGACCGAAGAAGAAATTGACAGCCTTTACGATAAAATGATGCAAAATGGCACAGCACTCATGCCTATCAATAACTATGGGTTCAGCAAAAAATTCGGATGGCTGAATGACCAATTTGGCATATCCTGGCAGTTGAACTTGCCAGAGTAATCTGGTTGCCAATGGAGTGTGAGATATTTTACAAACGGGCGCTTATCTCGAATAAAGATCAGCGCTCTTTTTCATTTATAGAAATCATTTAGGGAGGATGTATCATGGCGAAACATCAGATTTATACAATGAGTGTCGCAAGAGTCTATCCCTGTTATGTTACGAAGGCGGAGAAAAAAGGACGTACGAAAACAGAAGTCGACGAAATCATCCGTTGGTTGACAGGGTATAGCCAGGAAGAGTTTGAAGCGCAGCTAAAAAATCAGCCAGACATTGAGACCTTCTTTGCAGAAGCTCCCCAACTGAATCCTTCGCGGGCTTTGATCGAAGGTGTGGTCTGCGGTGTCCGAGTGGAGTACATCGAAGAACCAACTATGCGGGAAATTCGCTATTTGGATAAGCTGATTGATGAGTTAGCAAATGGCAAAACGATGGAGAAAATTTTGCGGACATAATAATTGAATATGAAGAAACACTTGTAGCATTGGAATAAAATTTAATTAATAGTATCCCGAAAAAACTCATTCTGGGGAAAATAAAAAGAATCCGTTTTGAAAAAAATGATCAAAATGGATTTTTTCCTTATGAAATAGATTATTAATTTCTATTCAAATGATAGATTAGTTGAACAACGCCGGAGGAGAAAGTTCTTGTATTAATCAATTTTAAATTCAACCTCTGTTTTATATCAATAAACAACGGTCTTCCTTCTCCCAAAACAACAGGATGTACAGATAATCTAAATTCATCAACAAGTCCTAAATCGATAAAAGTTGTTATAAGACTTGCTCCACCGTATAACCAGATATCTTTACCGGGTTTATTCTTTAATTTTTTTATTTCCCTTGGTATATTTTCATTTATGAATATTGCTTTATTATCAATCCCTGTTTGTGTTCTGGAAAACACATATTTCTCTTTACTGTGAACCAATTCCCACATTTCTTTTTCAGTATTAGTATCTTCAGTTTTTGGAGTATATTGTCCCCATAAATCGTAACTTTTTCTTCCATATAAAATAGTATCAATTTGATTTAGGAAATCATTAAACCCCATATCAGGATCCATGACACACCAATCAACTTCCCCATTTTTCCCTTCAATAAAACCATCTAAAGTAACTGCTAAATCTAAAATTATTTTTCTTGTTCTTACGTTATTGGACATAATTTTTCCTCCCTTAATTGCTCAACTTTCTGCCCTGTTGCTGAATTTCGTTATGTTATTTTCAACATATATATTCCTACTAAGCTAACAGATGCTTATATACAGTATACAAAGAAGTAGTGCTTACCGCTTGCAAAGTTAAGCACTGCTTCTTTTTTATGTTTAAAAACAGCTTATATTCAGTGATGATCTACAGTATTTATAGTTTTTATAGAAAAGGTTTTCAAAAATAAATTAATATCAGTTCTTGAGGTGATGTTGATGAAAGTTCAAGAAGTTTTAATTGATAATATAAAAAGAAATGTGCTAATTGATGAAAAAATGGACTGGTATTTACTAGAATTATATACCTTAAGAACCTTGATGAGTAAGCGTCAAATATGCGCTTACTCTATTTTGGCGATACTTAATTACACCAGTGATATGTTAGATGAATAGAGTGAACGAATACATAGTACCACAATCTAGTCTGAAAGGCAGTCGTTTTAGACGGCAGCCTCCTATACAATGAAAACTACTTACAGGACTGAAAGGATATGAGCAAATGAAGAAGAAACTACTTATTCTATTCTGTGCACTATTGTTGGTATATAGCCTGCCTTTATCCGGCACGTTCGCTGCAAGCACAGAGCGATTTTCAGATGTACCGTCATCAAAGCATTTTGCAGAAGCTGTTTATGATCTGGCAGAACGCAATATTATCGGAGGCTATCCGGACGGCACATATAGACCCGGCAATTCTATCACGAGAGGACAGGCGGCCGCAATCATCGCAAAAATGATTAAATTGGACACTTCGAATGCAAAGAATCCGGGGTTTAAAGACGTCTCGAAAGCGAACGGCTACTACAAAGCCATCGCAGCTATGGCAGAAAAAAGCATCATCAGCGGCTATGGAGATGGACGTTTCGGTCCGAACGATCCTATTACGCGGGCACAGATGGCTTCGATACTTGTCAAAGCGTTCGATCTGCCACGCTATGACTTCACGTCGTATAAAAGTCCATTCGAGGATGTTAAACGAGGGGCAGGTCATGATCCGAACATTCTTATCATCTATAGACTCGGCATCACGACAGGAACGTCTACTGACAGATTCAGCCCGAACGAGTCCATCACAAGAGGACAAGCGGCTAAAATGCTGAAGGCTACAGAGGAAGCAAAGTCGCCGATTGTTACGTTGCGGGCTAGCGACTACCAATGGGAAGAATT from the Sporosarcina psychrophila genome contains:
- a CDS encoding aromatic acid exporter family protein — protein: MIGMGYRTIKTAVGAGLAIWIASLLDLEFATFAGIIVIMCIEKTKKKTLITMKDKFLASLLSLILGALFFEVLGYNPIVFSLFILLFVPILVRAHIQAGFVTSMVVVLHVYTVKDATWALFLNELYIIFIGMGIALLVNSFMPNFKRDIENFKKEIEQKFEIILFEFSAHLRDSMRKWDGKEILEVEDLINQSKSIAIQDVENRLLRKQNIDYYYLEMREDQLELLKHMMKIVAIFSSFSLDVKQKEMFAEFLENLSRNVHSGDTTDISLNELEELNALIREMELPKRREEFEIRANLFDLIFEMKNYLNIKKKLFAKRIR
- a CDS encoding SLAP domain-containing protein, which produces MQKLYFEPAWDKTIAPADREKITHHFQQQTKQLQGGVHLLFLWNARNHKGEQLIAVLIHNFEDINLRLHNTVISYYEQGIHRTNATFSLPCEIAGNTSMPWTFIFSETNETNADPQYMIWN
- a CDS encoding tRNA dihydrouridine synthase; the protein is MNNEDNFWLDLPKPFFILAPMEDVTDVVFRHVISEAAKPDVFFTEFTNTESYCHPEGRDSVRGRLTFTADEQPIVAHIWGNKPAFFEQMSIDMKKLGFKGIDLNMGCPVQNVAANGKGAGLIRHPEVAAEIIQAAKAGGLPVSVKTRLGYTNVDEWLDWLGHVLKQDIANLSIHLRTKKEMSKVDAHWELIPEIKKLRDEIAPNTLLTINGDIPDRATGLKLVEQYGVDGVMIGRGIFTNPFAFEKEPKEHSVKEFLTLLLLHLDLHDKYSNEIEPRSFKQLHRFFKIYIRGFEGAAELRNQLMNTNSTDEVRRLVQPVLELD
- a CDS encoding ArsR/SmtB family transcription factor, producing the protein MGTDILNYMVNHNENQLNEIFHALADPTRREIIHMMAQKERTVSELAEPFDMSLAAISKHIKVLERANLVERNITGRTHICSINAESLSRASEWLRFYEKFWSNRFDILESELLKAKNREH
- a CDS encoding SRPBCC family protein; translated protein: MNNISTRTLIMKREFNVKRERVFDAWLNPEMMRKWFFTLEGTNKVTRNNPQVGGTWEIVDHREGQDYRAIGEYLEIDPPKKIAFTFKMPQFSELEDTITVELQELQQGCEMTFTQVIHVSQEENWTESDVEKALGETHDGSEHGWNYMFMGLKELVETGKVSYTG
- a CDS encoding VOC family protein — encoded protein: MKNVTPFLMFQGGIAEEAMKYYISLIEDSEIKSIARYGAEGPGKEGTVIHAVFSLKGQEFMCIDSHVDHEFSFTPSFSIYLTCETEEEIDSLYDKMMQNGTALMPINNYGFSKKFGWLNDQFGISWQLNLPE
- a CDS encoding DUF2200 domain-containing protein, which codes for MAKHQIYTMSVARVYPCYVTKAEKKGRTKTEVDEIIRWLTGYSQEEFEAQLKNQPDIETFFAEAPQLNPSRALIEGVVCGVRVEYIEEPTMREIRYLDKLIDELANGKTMEKILRT
- a CDS encoding dihydrofolate reductase family protein, translating into MSNNVRTRKIILDLAVTLDGFIEGKNGEVDWCVMDPDMGFNDFLNQIDTILYGRKSYDLWGQYTPKTEDTNTEKEMWELVHSKEKYVFSRTQTGIDNKAIFINENIPREIKKLKNKPGKDIWLYGGASLITTFIDLGLVDEFRLSVHPVVLGEGRPLFIDIKQRLNLKLINTRTFSSGVVQLIYHLNRN